TGGTGTGCCGGTACAGCTCGCCGTAGTGCCGCAGCACGACCTGGCCGACCAGGTTGAACCGGCCGGTCGTGGCGGACAGGTACCGCGTGCCGGGGTGGGCGGCCAGCTGCTGCCCGGCGGCGTCGAGGTGGCCGGGCAGCACCGACAGCCACAGCATGAACTCGACGGTGAAGCCGAGGATGCCCGGCTCGGCGAGGGTGCGGAAGCGCAGGCAGCCTCGTTTGACCAGCGAGTCCACCCGCCGCGCCGCGGTCGATTCGCTGCTGCCGACCTGGCGGGACAGCTCCTTGAACGACATCCGCCCGTCCTCGCCGAGCGCCGCGATGATCGCCAGGTCCAGCTCGTCGAGCTTCTCCGGCGGCCGCTCCCACAGCTGTTCCTCGAACGGCCGCACGTCCTCGCCACGCAGGCCCGCGACGGCGTCCGGACCGAGGACGCCGGAGTCCCAGTCGTGGTTGGACGTGAAGGTCCGCATCACGGCGAGCGTCTCGGTCTCCAGGACGTCGCCGCCGCCGGGCAGGCCGTCCAGCTGGAGCCGTGCCACGTCGGAGTGCGTGGGCAGCACCAGCTCGGCGGTGCAGTCGGCGCTGCCGGTGAGGACGCTGGCGTAGCGGGTCTCGGGGCGCGCCGCGATCGCCTCGGCGACCGCGCCCGCGGTGCCGGGACGGCAGCGGAACCGGACCAGGACCGGCACGCCGAGCCCGCAGCGCAGCACGTCCACGACGCCGATGACGCGCAGCTGCCCGCTCTCGGTGAGCTGCGCGGCGCGGCGCAGGACGGTCGACTCGCTGGTGCCCGCGTACTTGGCCACGGCGCCCCACGACGCCCGGCCGTTGAGCTGCAACGCGGCGACGATCCGGCGGTCCAGCTCGCCAACCTTGACGTCATTCTGCATACCGGCGATCGTCGGTGCAGTAAACCGTCATGTCAAGAGAAAATATGGCGGAAATCTGCGGGCAACGCGGCTGTCGACAGCGCTGCGACGAGGCCAACGGGGACGAAGTGCCAGGTCGGGGCTGTTGAATCGGTGGACACCCCGCACCTCCCGTGATAGGACAACCGCACCGGGCCTCGTCTGCAGGGGAGGGCAGCGGCATGTCACGAAGCACCTCCGCCGACGGTCTGCTCACCACCCGACGGGAGGTCCGTGGTTCCGCTGTCGTGGTGCACGTCGCCGGCGAGGTGGACTTCAGCTCGCTCGGGCACCTCCAGGAGGAGCTCAGTACCGCGGTGACCGTCGCGACCCCGCCCGCACCCGTCGTGCTCGACCTGCGGGACGTCGAGTTCTTCGGGTGGTGCGGGCTGACGCTGCTGATCAACTCCGACGACCGGTGCACCCGCAACCACACGCCCCTGCGAGTGGTCGCGGCGAGCGGGACCGTGCTGCAGCCGCTGATGCTCGCCGGACTGGACCAGGTGCTGCCGGTGTACTCGAACCTGACCGACGCGCTGGCCCAGTCCACGCCGGTCGCGTGAGGGCGGTTCCACGGGGCGAACGCGGAGCACTACTGTGTGTTCACCCACCAGCTCGCGAGAAGGTGTTGTGATGGCTTCTTCGCCCAGCCAGGTGCCGGTCGGCGTCGACCCGAGCCGGCCGAGCATCGCCCGCATCTACGACGGATTCCTCGGCGGCAAGGACCACTACGAGGTCGACCGCATGGTGATGCGGAAGATCAACGAAGCGGTCCCGGAGGCGGTGGACATCGCCCGCGGCAACCGCGGTTTCCTCAACCGCGCCTGCCGCTTCCTGGCCGGCCAGACCACCGTGGCCCAGTACCTCGACTGCGGTTCCGGCCTGCCGACCGCCGAGAACACGCACCAGATCGTGCAGCGCGCCAACCCCGAGGCGATGGTCGTCTACGTCGACAACGACCCGGTGGTCCTCGCACACGGCCGCGCGCTGCTCGAGGAGAACGACTTCGTGCACATGACCGAGGCGGACATCTTCGAGCCGTCCGAGGTGCTCGGCAACGAGGTCGTGCGGCGCCACCTCGACTTCAGCGAGCCGCTGGTGCTGCTGCACGTCGGCACGTTGCACCACTACGAGGGCGACGGCGCCGCCGACATCATGCGCGCGTACATCGACGCGCTGCCCTCCGGCTCCTATGTGGTGTTCTCGCACTTCTTCGACCCGGAGGTGCCGGAGCTGACCGAGGTGGCGAAGCGGATCGAGAACATCCTCGTCAACGGCCCGATGGGCGCCGGGCGGTTCCGCACCCACGCCGAGATCATGACGATGCTCGACGGCCTGGAGCTGATCAAGCCGAACGCGCTGTCCGAGCCCGGGCTCGCCGTCTGCGACGAGTGGTGGCCGGACGGCCCGCGGCTGGCGCCACTGAGCCTCGCGGCGCGGTGCATCGTCGGGGCGGTGGGGCGCAAGCCGTAGCGGCCCGCCGGACCGGTCCGCGGGTGACCGGCCTAGGGGGTTGCTGTCCCGTGCGGGTGGCCGGGCGGGCTGGCGGGGAAGTGCTGGCCCGGGTGGCCGGATGGCACGCGCGCCGTGCGTCTGGCGGCGCTCACGTCAGCGACGGGTGGTGTCGGACCGGCCTGGGAGAACTGTGGTGGCCGGACGGCCCGCGGCTTGGCTCCCTGAGCCTCGCGGCGCCGAAAAATTTGTCATCCGCGTGCGTGTTCCTGGCTCAAAAAGCGGCGAGCGCGTGAGTTCCCCACGACGGTCCCTTACGGACGGCCGGGGACGCGGGGCACCATGACGGCATGGGCGCCGTTGACCAGGTGGTTCTGCGTGGT
The window above is part of the Amycolatopsis thermoflava N1165 genome. Proteins encoded here:
- a CDS encoding Lrp/AsnC family transcriptional regulator, which gives rise to MQNDVKVGELDRRIVAALQLNGRASWGAVAKYAGTSESTVLRRAAQLTESGQLRVIGVVDVLRCGLGVPVLVRFRCRPGTAGAVAEAIAARPETRYASVLTGSADCTAELVLPTHSDVARLQLDGLPGGGDVLETETLAVMRTFTSNHDWDSGVLGPDAVAGLRGEDVRPFEEQLWERPPEKLDELDLAIIAALGEDGRMSFKELSRQVGSSESTAARRVDSLVKRGCLRFRTLAEPGILGFTVEFMLWLSVLPGHLDAAGQQLAAHPGTRYLSATTGRFNLVGQVVLRHYGELYRHTTDVVGALPGLQAADVTLQVSTLKRAWTPTPRTILEDA
- a CDS encoding STAS domain-containing protein produces the protein MSRSTSADGLLTTRREVRGSAVVVHVAGEVDFSSLGHLQEELSTAVTVATPPAPVVLDLRDVEFFGWCGLTLLINSDDRCTRNHTPLRVVAASGTVLQPLMLAGLDQVLPVYSNLTDALAQSTPVA
- a CDS encoding SAM-dependent methyltransferase gives rise to the protein MASSPSQVPVGVDPSRPSIARIYDGFLGGKDHYEVDRMVMRKINEAVPEAVDIARGNRGFLNRACRFLAGQTTVAQYLDCGSGLPTAENTHQIVQRANPEAMVVYVDNDPVVLAHGRALLEENDFVHMTEADIFEPSEVLGNEVVRRHLDFSEPLVLLHVGTLHHYEGDGAADIMRAYIDALPSGSYVVFSHFFDPEVPELTEVAKRIENILVNGPMGAGRFRTHAEIMTMLDGLELIKPNALSEPGLAVCDEWWPDGPRLAPLSLAARCIVGAVGRKP